A stretch of DNA from Trichoplusia ni isolate ovarian cell line Hi5 chromosome 9, tn1, whole genome shotgun sequence:
CATTTACGACAGCattcaaaaaatagttttttaatgcCTGGGGCTGAGAGGGGGTCCACTAAAACGTGGAAGCGTATAATATTAAGGGATTATCAATGGGATATTATTAACATGGCGTGTATAGATCGTGGGTGTAAGTAGCAAAGATACGACATCAAATAATCGGTCCTGACTGGTATACCGGAGGTTGCGGGTACtgttcccatccaggacaaatgtttgttgtgTCTGGGTTTATACAATATTTGCTGTTTTTacacgtaaaaaaaaactactgaatagatttagacgaaacatgGTATACAGATTATTTAGAACCAGTATtagcacataggatagttttgtCTCGATTGTATGTTCCTGTGGGTTCATTTTTGAGTTGTAGCGGGCGCCCGCACCGCGTGGTACATCTAGTATACGTATCTATAATACTAGCATTCGCCCGCGACTCTGTTCGCCCATTATTCTTTTTTAGGTTTGTTGAATCAAACCCTTAAGATTGCTTAGGAATAGTAAGTTTTGAGTGTGTACATTTGGCTCATGTCCTTACTTGTACAATACCATATGCCAAAAGCTACATAGAATTTATTACTAcattgtttgtgtgtgtgtacgTTAGTTTGCTTTGTTACCAGTTTATACTTAAGCAActgaagaaattttaataaaattaaatagctaaTGTGCTGGTTCAGGCAAATGGTATTACAAGTTCAGCTCAAATAACGAATTCAtaagtaaaacaacaattttatttttaccactatctaaatactttatttaatctAAACATCATTGATTCTACCCCATCCCAGCCTTATCTTCTTTTCATGTAGTTTCTGCCATGTTGGCATGCTCTTTGGCAAAGGCTGGGCATTAGGGAACCTTAATGGTGGTGGGGGTGCCTTGAATGGGTCTTCACCACTTAGCTTACGCAATAAATACTCCTTGTTGATCTGCTTTGGATCCCTATATTTGTCCATGTATAAGTTAAACGGTCTTCTGAGAGGAAACCATTCTTGAGGCCTTATGTATGGTTGAGGGAAGTCATACTCATAAACTGAAAGAGAATAGCATATTATTGCacatattataacataaatagGAACTTATAGTTTGTGTATTTCATCAATGAAAGGGTTTACCTGGTTCCTTGGTCTGCAGCACTTTATGGAAGAAATCTTTGACAGAAATGTCCCAGATGGTTTGATAAAATGCCAGCCCAGCAGGAGTAATTGCATCCTGGTACTTTTTATACCATTCCCTTGTTACAAAGGTCCTGTCTTCAAGTGATGCTGAAGATACTGAAAATTAAGAATTCAATATTAGAAAGCAATCTTCACAAAAAGCacttaatgaaataaacaagGTTTGATATTTACCTTTGGGTAAGTCATATGTTACATTCTTTTCTTGTTTGTACAATACAAATGCATATCTGTGATATCCAGTCCCCTTCAATGGGAAAGGCTGCAGGTATTCAACAATAGTATCACCCTTCTCTACAGAATTGCCAGGAATATTAGCTACTAACCAATGTACATATTCTTTATCATTGTCAGTCAAATGTCCATCCAAGCTTGTGAGGGCTAATGTCCACAAACTGTCAGCATCAGCCTCATAATTAACAATAGGGTATTCAAGTGCTTCTGCTGGTTTTATAACATTCCCTGTATAAACTGGGAGGTATGAACCATTCTTCAAATCATACAAAACTTCCAAATTTAGATAAGGGACAAAATACCCTTCTCCATATAAATGTTCGAATATAGCATAGTGATCTGCTATTTGTTTCTTGTGCTGTGGGCCTAAAGTTTCAAGCCAAACATTTTTTGCTTCACTCAAATCAATCTCTAATTTTAAGTTTCGTGCTAGTTGctctttatttttgtcttcttttAATTGTTTGAGGTAGTCGGCTCGCGACAAACGCTCTTCGCCCGACGGTTTCCTGAAATATGCAAAGTCGTAATGTTAACATTGTTTAAGACTTAACACATAAGGAAAGTCTTCAGATTAATCATGTTAACATAAGACTAAATCGAAAAGATATACATACTTGATTCGAGGTAAACCAATATCAATTCTGGTGGTGTATAACTCATCTTTATAGTTCAGTTCGTCTAAACGTTCTTTTATCGTGCGGCAATAAATAGGGGCTTTGCCCCTTACTCTATGTCCACATCTTATCTGCTGTAATTGTATATTAACTGTCCGGACTGCCCGAAATGTAAGTAACATTTTTCactagcaataaataaattagcagGCCAGCACTCAGCAGATACACTTCTCTTTAGGTTATGTTTTTGACATTTGACAATTCAAACAGTGTTACCtgtttttatctaataataaaacaacttgAAAAAATAGCCacaatcaaaatatataaattattatgtactttaatcaaaatatatatattattatgtactttaaGAATCAACCCTTTTTGCAACTTAAATGTTATGATCCGAAATAATTTACTCACTTGAATTCTTAGCAAATGCACATCGTCGCTGAGATTTTCTTCGGAGAATAAAACGAAAtcagctgatgatgatgatgtcctcctttacccagcagtgggttCTTAAACAtggtataaaaactataacgaagcttttcatcatcatcatccacagcctttatcctcccactgctgggcataggcctcccctttctcgtgccattTTCTACGgtaaattggatttttttttgtaaacggagCATTTACTTACCATTTACTATTGTTCATGAATAATAATGGTTAGGTAGTAAATGAACATTCtcttttttaagtaatcatCATTAACTCTTTAAGCTTTCAATGAATTCTCTACTGATTGATTTAAGACACTAAGCTGAATATCTACATTCTATAATAATGAAATGGCTACAGTCACAGCGCTAAGATCTGAAAAGCTTGTGCCAAATGTTGTTCCCGATACAAATTGTGTTTATAGCTATAAtttcatgtaatatttttaatgttgtaattCACTCTGACTTACGAACACGAACTTGAATGAACCTCTCGAATTAGTGTACTAGTACATTTTACCgaaattaatatacaaatactGTTTGAACTTAATTTAAAGTCTTGCACGTCTTCAGAATTTGTTGAAGGTCCATAAATAAGTAACAtattcatttcacaaaaaaCTTATGTAATACCTACAGTACGatctagaataaaatataaaggcTCTCGTATTGTTACATTTCAAGTAGATGAGAAATATTTTCCAACAATTTCGTCTAGGTAATACTTACGTATGTTAACAGGCACTTTTTAAAAAACGCTTTAGttttcttataattaaaaaatagcatACATGTTAAAATCATTATGgacaaatacacaaaaaagaaatgtaCACTGCCCAATGTTCAACCTATGTGCCCTTGCCCTAAGTTTGATTTGCATTTATATGTAAGAAAGCAAATCAAAATGATGTATTCAGTTTTAAAAGCAAAGATTGTTATCAGAGGATCGGAAGAGGATAATTGTAATATGAGTTTTCTATGACAACTTGGTAATAACGCATAACAAtcgacgataaaaaaaataaggactTATTTTTTTGGTCGTTGCACGAAAGTGAACCTACCGCCTACgccattttttatctttgttgtCATGTTGTGTCTAATTGACGcagaattaaagaaaataatgtattgatCATGtaccaacataaaatattaatttcaaaatatgttacaaaagaGCGCTTCCATCAGCATCCGAAACAACGCGAGCCGACTATGTGACCAATGGGATTGAGGAAGAACATTTATCGTCTCTATGTGTACATATGTGtgcgtaataatatttttgacgaGCAAGCTGCGTTTGAACGAGGCATCATCAATGAACGAAGTACGAACCGTACAGGCGAGGCGAGTGAGTTATCAAGTTACTAGCTGGCTGGTTGGGGCTGCTTACTAGCCCGATACAGCTTTTGTAAACGAAAATCGTATAATCAatactaattttgtttcaatatacTGTTAAATACGATTTGTGATCAAGGCAATCTGTGTTGATGCTATTAATCATATAAAACTGTTGGCTGTCTCAATAATATTGCGGAATAAATAGTAATGGCAGTGTTTTAGTGTATTTTACTATCTCAGTATTTTAGGAGCCATTTACACATGGCGAGAAGTCACGTACACTTTTACTACGagtgaaatgtttttgtttgttacttaaatactgtgaaataaaatattacgttaaaagTGTACAATCTTACGTAGCGAACATGGATAGCAAGAATATCCAGAAAAATGCCATGCATAAAAGTGCAGAATTTACTTTCACTGCACCACCCGAGGCACCTGTATTCGAACCTACGCCCGAAGAATTTCTGGATCCTCTTGGCTATATAGCAAAAATTCGTCCAGTTGCAGAGAAAACAGGCATATGTAAAATTAAGCCCCCATCGCGCTGGCAGCCACCTTTTTCATTAGACGTGGACAAATTAAAATTCGTTCCTAGGATTCAGAAAGTGAACGAGTTGGAAGCCATAACGCGTTTGAAACTTTtgtttcttgaaaaaatattaaaattttgggaTCTTCAAGGATCGCCGTTGAAAATACCCATGatcgaaaacaaaacattagatTTGTACTGTCTTAAATTCTGGGTCGACGAGGAAGGCGGctttgaaaattgtaatagCCCTAAAAAATGGCGTAAGATAGCCAATTCAATGGGATATAGTCAAAACACAAGTACTATGAATTTTTTAAGAAGTAACTATGAAAAGATTTTGTTACCTTATGAAATTTTTGAGAAAAGTAAAGCAGATATACTAAAAACAGTTAAGAAGACTGaaactaaaactgaaaaaaagagTGATGAAACAGGAAAAATTACAGAAGTACCCATTGAAAGGatcacaaaaattaaagaagaatatGATTGTAAGGATGAGAAACCTCACAcaagtattaagaaaacaaagaCAGGATCTGATATCAAACTTGATGTTGATAGTTCAAAAGTGAAAACTGAATGTGAAGTCTTAAAACGTAATAGAGAATTGCAAAGGCTAGCCTGCTATGGACCTGGACCGAAAATGCCTGGACTAAATGATGAAGAATTTGATATTACAAAGTCAAGAAAAAGACCCCGCTATGACCTAGATCCGTTAGCCATTTACCAGTGTGCTATTTGTCAAAAAGATCACAGAGATGATTTACTGTTAATTTGCAATGGTTGTTCTGATACATACCATACATTTTGTCTAAAGCCACCACTCAGTGTGGTTCCAGATGGAGACTGGCGTTGCCCATGTTGTATTGCTGAAGAAGTCCACAAGCCTGCAGAGGCCTTTGGGTTTGCTCAAGCTGAGAGAGAATACACACTCCAACAGTTTGGAGAAATGGCTGACAAATTCAAATCAGATTATTTTGGTATGTCAGGACATTTAGTTCCAACAACTGTAGCTGAAAAGGAATTTTGGAGGATAATTTCCTCTGTTGAAGAAGATGTTACTGTAGAGTATGGTGCAGATTTGCACTCCATGGATCATGGATCAGGGTTTCCTACAAAATCTTCATTAAACCTCTATCCAGGGGATCAAGAGTATGTTGATTCCGGATGGAACTTAAATAATCTTCCAGTTCTTGATGGTTCTGTGTTAAGATTTATAAATGCTGACATATCTGGTATGACTGTGCCTTGGATGTATGTTGGTATGTGTTTTTCAGCATTTTGTTGGCATAATGAAGATCATTGGAGCTACTCTATTAATTATCTACATTGGGGTGAGGCAAAAACATGGTATGGAGTACCGGGTAGTGGGGCTGAATTGTTGGAGACAGCCATGAAAGCAGCAGCACCAGATCTCTTCAAATCACAACCAGATTTACTACATCAACTTGTGACAATTATGAACCCTAATATATTGATGGCAGCAGGTGTTCCAATCTATAGAACAGACCAACATGCTGGAGAGTTTGTGGTGACTTTTCCAAGAGCATACCATGCTGGTTTTAATCAAGGATACAACTTTGCGGAAGCTGTCAATTTTGCTCCTCCAGATTGGCTGAAGATAGGCCGTGAATGTATTATAcactataaaaatctaaaaaggttttgtgTTTTCTCTCATGATGAATTGATTTGTAAAATGGCTCTAGAAGGAGATCGTTTAGATTTGGAGACTGCTTTAGAAACACAAAAGGAGTTAGTGAAAGCAACTGAAGAGGAAGGAACTTTAAGGGCCTTGATAGCCAAAAAAGGTCTTAAAAGTGTGCGCAGGACTGCATTTGAGTTACTTGGTGACGATGAACGACTATGTGAAGTGTGTAAAACTACATGTTTCTTATCCTCAGTGTCATGTATTGATTGTAAACACATGGTTTGTTTGCAGCATGCAGACAACCTTTGTCAATGTCCTCTAGGAAAAAAGACGTTAAACTATCGATATGATATGGATGAGCTGCATATAATGCTGCAAACAATTGATTTTAGAGTCAATAGTTTTGACAAGTGGATGACTGAAACAAAGAACATCCTGTTGCCCACAGCACCAGATATAGGGCGGCTTCAAAAGCTAAAGGCTTTGATAGATGAGGCAGAGGAACTTAAAATACCAAAGTGTGCATTGTTAGCACAGTTAAAGGAAGATTACACAAAAGCTTCAGAAAATGTTGAACCAATTGTCATAGAGTTGGatgatgattaattaatatagaCTGGTTTAGTACAAAATACTATCATCTTATAGAATAAGCACTACATGTTCTTACAATTACTAAAACTATATTGTATTGATTAGCTATATGATACCTATTTTCATTATGACATAACACATAGATTTTCATCACAAATGGCAGCTTTAAGCGCTCACACCCGGGTAATAGTGAGAAAGCATTGTGTGGGCACAgttgaaattgtttaatttacagatttaggtttattttgcttcttattgaatataaaactgaattatattattttgatgttaaataattgtattgaaaataagTACTAAATGGACATTCTTGTatgtaaaactatttcaataatattgtgtatATTTGGGTCCTATTGAGTATTTTTTGactgtaaataattatagttatgCTTTTCCATTTCTTGCTATGTTTGATTGAAGTAGGTATGACTTATTATTGTAGTGAGTTCCCAccgtattataataaataagattctaaaataattttagttttcaattagttataattatgtaaaattataaattgtcgAACTCAGACAAACAATAGGGATTCTTTTTAACTAATGTCAAATAATGTCCCTGTGTTATTGATGCAAACATTATTGCATGCGTTGTCAGCTTCAATAAGAACTTAAAAGAATTTGTACCTAATTTGACTgtgaaataaataggtattaaaatatttaagacaagGGTTGAAGTAAATTTACAATTGCAAATGATATCATGAGTattatataagtaataaaacacaatataaaatatgGTGGAAAATTTGATGAAACTAAAAATAGGTCATACttttatttggtaaaatttGCACAAGTCCTCATAACTTAGGTATATTGATCTCAGTAACAATCagcattataaatatgtattcacCAATAGCTTTATTAATTAGCCTTTTATACTTGAAAAAAGGTTGAAATTGATATGTATTTATGATGTTGAAAGTAATTACACACATTATACAATGcttatattatatacaattgtaggtatgtatttattattagaagAGAGAATGTGTATGTCAGTTAAATCAATAGGTGACAGTATACTAAGATGTTGAATAACTATGTAAGCACTATGTGCAGCAGTTGGGTTCTCTAAATGTTTAATGCTTTATGAAAAATGAAGGGTCTTCCCTGTAATTTTACATATGTATAGAAAATGGGTTTTTGAGAACCACAAGGCGTgggtaaaatattatagaatatcTTTGAAATTTGTTTGCTCTGATAGTTACctgaatacataaatattaataggtatGTTAAATATTGAGttctcaaacattttttttctatacatacCGTGAACTACCTACTTAAACAGAATTATATAAGGGCTGAGCAAATATCGCCTTATTCTAACCATCCTTATCATACAGTAGTATAGCTAGCTATTGATTAAAACTAACTAGAGTAGTAGATAGAATTTAAGAGTGAATGAATGTGTAAGTGGatataattgttttgaagtaaattaaGTACTTGTATATCAGGCTATGAAATGTGTATTACTCCTTTTTTCTATAAAGAAAGTCTTAgccaaaattgatatttattctagtaaataattaagattcTCCATCAATTAAGTTGAACGAGGCGCACTTTAAATTGGTTTGATAAGCCATTGCGTTTCTAGATGTTAATTTTAGTGAGTAAACAGAGTTGTTGACGAGCAaagtatatttaacaaataatataagtCAAATACACTACTGGGGATTATTAGTACACTTGAGTACAAGAAATATGTATACATGTAGTAATCCGTACTTTTAGATTCATGTGTGTACAGAGTACATGAGGTGTCTAGAATTACCCTCCTTGTATACATTTATCTGTTCGTAAATGTACTTAAAATCTCCATTAACTTCGCCTATAGATTTACGTTTTAGATGTATGGCATTTTTTGACTGACAGCTTGTATTCATATGTTTAGTTAGACTTGATAGCGTTATTCTTAATTACAGTGAATGATTactagtaaattattattgagtTGTGTGATTTAAACTGtgatttcaaaaattttatttgcatctGACAGATATGAGAAATAATGAGTGTGAGTATTAATTTCAAtagtgttaaaattaattaaattcttatattataataagtcttttattttcttttcaacattaaatcattttagttGAATTCAATTATTCAGGAACTAAGATTTGTATATCATGGTTTATCTACTCTCATTTGATTGACAGAAATCGCGcttattttaaagcataataaaaacGATATTGTgcataagtattttattaaaatcgtgtAAAACTTAACataagcataaatatttttggtgttaTACCTGTGATTACATCACAATGAAGAACCAttagaacttaaaaaaatagtacaatcCACATAAAACCTTAATATGTCTTAAATAAATGCTATAGTGTTTTCTTGTCAACAGAGGGTACAACGTTTTCAtcttaaacaatgtttataaaaagtaGATGCACtcagatattaattttgtaccTAACGAAGTCTGAACTTAAATGTTAAGTTTGATCAAATTTTACAGAAGGGAAAAGCGTGTAAGTTTCATAAATTTGAAGATACAaagttatgataaataaataaatgacggaaaaatgtatttttaaaatttaagtttagtaaaaaaatctataaataggtaggtaactacattttttattatagcgGATGCAAATATCAGtcgatataatattaataagtttaggtATAGATCTATTTGTACAAGagaatattttgtgtaaaatacacacactaaaacctttttacatccGAAGagacaaataacataaaaata
This window harbors:
- the LOC113497271 gene encoding 39S ribosomal protein L38, mitochondrial, with translation MLLTFRAVRTVNIQLQQIRCGHRVRGKAPIYCRTIKERLDELNYKDELYTTRIDIGLPRIKKPSGEERLSRADYLKQLKEDKNKEQLARNLKLEIDLSEAKNVWLETLGPQHKKQIADHYAIFEHLYGEGYFVPYLNLEVLYDLKNGSYLPVYTGNVIKPAEALEYPIVNYEADADSLWTLALTSLDGHLTDNDKEYVHWLVANIPGNSVEKGDTIVEYLQPFPLKGTGYHRYAFVLYKQEKNVTYDLPKVSSASLEDRTFVTREWYKKYQDAITPAGLAFYQTIWDISVKDFFHKVLQTKEPVYEYDFPQPYIRPQEWFPLRRPFNLYMDKYRDPKQINKEYLLRKLSGEDPFKAPPPPLRFPNAQPLPKSMPTWQKLHEKKIRLGWGRINDV
- the LOC113497621 gene encoding lysine-specific demethylase lid-like, encoding MDSKNIQKNAMHKSAEFTFTAPPEAPVFEPTPEEFLDPLGYIAKIRPVAEKTGICKIKPPSRWQPPFSLDVDKLKFVPRIQKVNELEAITRLKLLFLEKILKFWDLQGSPLKIPMIENKTLDLYCLKFWVDEEGGFENCNSPKKWRKIANSMGYSQNTSTMNFLRSNYEKILLPYEIFEKSKADILKTVKKTETKTEKKSDETGKITEVPIERITKIKEEYDCKDEKPHTSIKKTKTGSDIKLDVDSSKVKTECEVLKRNRELQRLACYGPGPKMPGLNDEEFDITKSRKRPRYDLDPLAIYQCAICQKDHRDDLLLICNGCSDTYHTFCLKPPLSVVPDGDWRCPCCIAEEVHKPAEAFGFAQAEREYTLQQFGEMADKFKSDYFGMSGHLVPTTVAEKEFWRIISSVEEDVTVEYGADLHSMDHGSGFPTKSSLNLYPGDQEYVDSGWNLNNLPVLDGSVLRFINADISGMTVPWMYVGMCFSAFCWHNEDHWSYSINYLHWGEAKTWYGVPGSGAELLETAMKAAAPDLFKSQPDLLHQLVTIMNPNILMAAGVPIYRTDQHAGEFVVTFPRAYHAGFNQGYNFAEAVNFAPPDWLKIGRECIIHYKNLKRFCVFSHDELICKMALEGDRLDLETALETQKELVKATEEEGTLRALIAKKGLKSVRRTAFELLGDDERLCEVCKTTCFLSSVSCIDCKHMVCLQHADNLCQCPLGKKTLNYRYDMDELHIMLQTIDFRVNSFDKWMTETKNILLPTAPDIGRLQKLKALIDEAEELKIPKCALLAQLKEDYTKASENVEPIVIELDDD